In the genome of Streptomyces pactum, one region contains:
- a CDS encoding ABC transporter permease, with product MFVAWRDLKFAKGRFTLMGTVIVLMTLLVGLLSGLTAGLGQQNISAITGLPADKIAFAAPGEGGELSYSDSTVTERQWQQWATTAGVSSAEPLGITTTRASAGDRSAGVSAFGVRPGSALAPNSDELDGGSVVLSTAAAEDLGVTTGATLSLAGQKMTVAAVSGDASFSHTPVVWTSLDTWRRTALPTGRTGGGTATVIALNTASGTDIGAADEAAGTTTVSKDDSLSAIGSYRSENGSLQLMRGLLFAVSALVVGAFFTVWTIQRSGDVAVLKALGASTAHLLRDALGQAVILLTGGTLIGTAITAVLGTLVARSDVPFLLTPATVLVPATVMITLGALGAALSIRRITSVDPLTALGSAR from the coding sequence GTGTTCGTCGCCTGGAGAGACCTGAAGTTCGCCAAGGGGCGCTTCACCCTGATGGGAACCGTCATTGTGCTGATGACCCTGCTGGTCGGACTGCTGTCCGGCCTGACCGCCGGTCTGGGTCAGCAGAACATCTCCGCAATCACCGGCCTGCCCGCAGACAAGATCGCCTTCGCCGCACCCGGCGAGGGCGGGGAGCTGTCGTACTCCGATTCCACCGTCACCGAAAGGCAGTGGCAGCAGTGGGCCACGACAGCCGGCGTGAGCAGCGCCGAACCGTTGGGCATCACCACCACCAGGGCGAGCGCCGGAGACAGGAGCGCCGGTGTCTCCGCCTTCGGCGTGCGGCCCGGCTCCGCGCTCGCCCCCAACAGCGACGAGCTCGACGGCGGCTCGGTGGTCCTGTCCACGGCTGCCGCCGAAGATCTCGGCGTGACGACGGGCGCCACCCTCTCCCTGGCCGGACAGAAGATGACCGTCGCCGCCGTGAGCGGAGACGCCTCCTTCAGCCACACCCCGGTCGTCTGGACCAGCCTCGACACCTGGCGGAGGACCGCGCTTCCCACAGGCAGGACCGGCGGGGGGACCGCGACCGTCATCGCCCTGAACACCGCCTCCGGCACCGACATCGGCGCCGCCGATGAGGCCGCGGGCACCACGACGGTCTCCAAGGACGACTCCTTGTCCGCGATCGGTTCCTACCGCTCCGAGAACGGCTCCCTGCAGCTCATGCGGGGCTTGCTGTTCGCGGTCTCCGCCCTGGTCGTCGGGGCCTTCTTCACCGTGTGGACGATCCAGCGCAGCGGCGATGTCGCCGTCCTCAAAGCACTCGGCGCCTCCACCGCCCACCTGCTCAGGGACGCCTTGGGGCAAGCCGTGATCCTTCTGACCGGCGGTACCCTCATCGGCACCGCGATCACCGCGGTCCTGGGCACACTGGTGGCCCGGTCGGACGTGCCGTTCCTCCTCACCCCCGCGACCGTCCTCGTCCCCGCCACCGTGATGATCACGCTCGGCGCGCTCGGCGCCGCCCTGTCCATCCGCCGCATCACCTCCGTCGACCCGCTGACCGCCCTGGGGAGCGCTCGATGA
- a CDS encoding ABC transporter ATP-binding protein → MSLDLTDITLTYPDGENRLTALDQVGLKVPKGTLTAIVGPSGSGKSSLLAVAATLVTPDTGTVTIDGQATAGMTRAELTNLRRRKIGIVFQQPNLLPSLTAAEQLQVMARIDGRRPRTARDRAMELLDAVGLADHARRRPHQLSGGQRQRVNIARALMNDPTVLLVDEPTSALDHERGAAVIDLITRLTRQQATATVLVTHDRTHLTAADMTAEVHDGRLRLPAATR, encoded by the coding sequence ATGAGCCTGGACCTGACCGACATCACCCTCACCTACCCCGACGGCGAGAACCGCCTCACCGCTCTGGACCAGGTCGGCCTCAAGGTACCCAAGGGCACCCTGACCGCGATTGTCGGCCCCTCCGGCTCCGGCAAGTCCAGCCTGCTCGCCGTCGCCGCCACGCTTGTCACCCCCGACACCGGCACCGTCACCATCGACGGCCAAGCCACCGCCGGGATGACCCGCGCGGAACTCACCAACCTGCGCCGCCGCAAAATCGGCATCGTCTTCCAGCAGCCCAACCTGCTGCCCTCCCTCACCGCCGCCGAACAGCTGCAGGTCATGGCCCGGATCGACGGTCGCAGACCCCGCACCGCCCGAGACAGGGCCATGGAACTTCTCGACGCCGTCGGCCTGGCCGACCACGCCCGCCGACGGCCCCATCAGCTCTCCGGCGGTCAGCGCCAGCGCGTCAACATCGCCCGCGCACTGATGAACGACCCCACCGTCCTCCTGGTCGACGAACCCACCAGCGCCCTCGACCACGAACGCGGCGCCGCCGTCATCGACCTGATCACCCGCCTCACCCGCCAGCAGGCCACCGCCACCGTCCTGGTCACCCACGACCGCACCCATCTCACCGCCGCCGACATGACCGCCGAAGTCCACGACGGCCGCCTCCGTCTGCCCGCAGCAACCCGCTGA
- a CDS encoding adenylate kinase, with protein MQKIALFGPPATGKTTLARWLSEQLGHPHTNLDDILFTPDGPLPLEEFRRQAGEVTRHNRWIVEGNFSKLADVVWHRADVLVWLDFPLPVIVYRVVRRSLRQLAGHDDSPQAKRLTWSTAFFSRRSLLRTAVRKYRNNRPRYARQVAETAGLGIEVVRLRSPREVERWKNEGVKARVESHFEEAARHTTGP; from the coding sequence ATGCAGAAGATCGCACTCTTCGGACCCCCGGCCACCGGGAAAACCACCCTGGCCAGGTGGCTCTCGGAGCAGCTGGGCCACCCCCACACCAACCTCGACGACATCCTGTTCACCCCCGACGGCCCCCTGCCCCTGGAGGAGTTCCGCCGCCAGGCAGGAGAGGTCACCCGGCACAACCGGTGGATCGTCGAGGGCAACTTCTCCAAGCTCGCTGACGTGGTCTGGCACCGAGCCGACGTGCTCGTCTGGCTCGACTTCCCGCTGCCCGTGATCGTCTACCGCGTCGTCCGCCGCAGTCTGCGCCAGCTCGCCGGCCACGACGACAGCCCCCAGGCCAAGCGGCTGACCTGGAGCACGGCATTCTTCAGCCGCCGGTCCCTGCTGCGCACCGCCGTCCGCAAGTACCGGAACAACCGGCCGCGCTACGCCCGGCAGGTCGCCGAGACCGCCGGCCTGGGCATCGAGGTCGTCAGGCTCCGCAGCCCGCGCGAGGTCGAGCGCTGGAAGAACGAGGGGGTGAAAGCGCGGGTGGAGAGCCACTTCGAGGAAGCGGCCCGGCACACCACCGGCCCTTGA
- a CDS encoding class I SAM-dependent methyltransferase has translation MPTPWQGQPDKSPSEPHHHRQTAESFGVDAERYDRSRPPYPQALVDRIVTASPGRHVLDVGAGTGIAARQFRAAGCTVLGVEPDERMAAFARRSGVEVEVARFEDWQPAGRQFDAVIAGTAWHWVDPVAGAAKAAQVLRPGGRLAPFHHVPQPPAEVIDALTEALRRVAPDSSFDPRLLRGSAVDAYQPMFEKIADGIRRTGSFSEPEQWRFTWERTYSREEWLDQLPTFGGLTQLPGEKMAAVLDSAGNAIDMLGGRATMPYTTVAVTSTRLPAA, from the coding sequence ATGCCCACTCCATGGCAGGGACAGCCGGACAAGTCCCCATCCGAGCCCCACCATCACCGGCAGACCGCCGAGTCGTTCGGCGTGGACGCCGAACGCTACGACCGCTCCCGGCCGCCGTACCCCCAGGCCCTGGTGGACAGGATCGTCACGGCAAGCCCCGGCCGGCACGTCCTCGATGTCGGAGCTGGCACCGGCATCGCAGCCCGGCAGTTCCGGGCGGCCGGCTGCACGGTGCTCGGTGTCGAACCCGACGAGCGGATGGCCGCCTTCGCGCGACGCAGTGGTGTCGAGGTCGAGGTCGCCAGGTTCGAGGACTGGCAGCCGGCCGGGCGGCAGTTCGATGCGGTCATCGCAGGTACCGCCTGGCACTGGGTCGACCCCGTCGCCGGCGCGGCCAAGGCGGCTCAGGTGCTCCGGCCCGGCGGCCGGCTCGCCCCCTTCCACCACGTCCCCCAGCCCCCGGCCGAGGTGATCGACGCCCTGACCGAAGCACTCCGACGGGTAGCTCCCGACTCCTCGTTCGACCCCCGCCTGCTGAGGGGATCGGCCGTGGATGCCTACCAGCCAATGTTCGAGAAGATCGCCGACGGAATCCGGCGGACCGGCAGCTTCAGCGAGCCGGAACAGTGGCGCTTCACCTGGGAGCGCACCTACTCCCGAGAGGAGTGGCTCGACCAACTCCCCACTTTCGGCGGCCTCACCCAACTCCCCGGAGAAAAAATGGCCGCGGTCCTGGACAGCGCCGGGAACGCGATCGACATGCTCGGCGGCCGTGCCACCATGCCCTACACAACCGTTGCGGTCACCTCGACTCGCCTTCCTGCAGCCTGA
- a CDS encoding flavin reductase family protein has translation MNTAPLSTLPAQTVATHLEIEPSILYFGTPVVLLSTENQDGSFNLAPMSSAWALGRTVVIGLGREGQTAYNLGSRPDLVINLPAPTQWPAVERLAPLTGRNPVPTTKPEGCRFEPDKFAAAGLTSEPSHLVRPPRVAGCPIQLEARAERVQPDVSGDFVIVEAVVCKVHADSRIVVPGTDHIDPGAWSPLIYNFRHYFGLGPELGHSYRTQTPRTGEGPAAEPAPADTALN, from the coding sequence ATGAACACGGCACCACTTAGCACCCTGCCCGCACAGACAGTCGCCACCCACCTGGAGATCGAGCCGAGCATCCTGTACTTCGGGACACCGGTGGTGCTCCTGTCGACAGAGAATCAGGACGGCTCGTTCAACCTCGCCCCGATGTCCTCCGCCTGGGCCCTCGGACGGACGGTGGTGATCGGGCTGGGCCGCGAGGGGCAGACCGCGTACAACCTCGGCAGCCGCCCCGACCTGGTCATCAACCTGCCGGCCCCCACCCAGTGGCCGGCGGTGGAGCGGCTGGCGCCGCTGACCGGCCGGAATCCGGTGCCCACGACCAAGCCCGAGGGCTGCCGCTTCGAGCCGGACAAGTTCGCCGCAGCCGGTCTGACCAGCGAGCCGTCCCACCTGGTCCGGCCGCCTCGCGTCGCCGGATGCCCGATTCAACTGGAGGCCCGCGCCGAGCGGGTGCAGCCGGACGTCTCCGGGGATTTCGTCATCGTCGAGGCAGTCGTGTGCAAGGTGCACGCCGACTCCCGCATCGTCGTTCCGGGCACCGACCACATCGACCCCGGCGCCTGGAGCCCCCTCATCTACAACTTCCGCCACTACTTCGGACTCGGCCCGGAACTCGGCCACTCCTACCGCACCCAAACCCCCCGCACCGGCGAGGGGCCTGCCGCGGAGCCCGCACCCGCCGACACAGCGCTCAACTGA
- a CDS encoding ArsR/SmtB family transcription factor — MDRMDTQRAQVAGPDLATVAKLLADGTRAGFCLALLDGRAWTATELARHAGVAPSTATEHLHALVRGNLLAEERQGRHRYVRLAGPHVAELVESLAAMAPERTPAPRSLSAAGRRQALAHARTCYDHLAGAVGVAITDAMLERRLLHLEHGLGLTGAGATWLEDLGIAVPTGTRRPSVRSCLDWTERRPHLAGAVGAALCRHAFDTGWITPVGTTRAVAVTPLGRQALRRHLGLSDELLSRN; from the coding sequence ATGGACCGCATGGACACACAGCGCGCGCAGGTAGCCGGTCCCGACCTGGCCACCGTGGCGAAGCTTCTGGCCGACGGTACGCGGGCGGGCTTCTGTCTGGCCCTGCTCGACGGCCGGGCTTGGACAGCGACGGAATTGGCACGTCACGCGGGGGTGGCGCCCTCGACCGCGACTGAGCACTTGCACGCGCTCGTCCGCGGAAACCTGCTGGCCGAGGAACGGCAGGGCCGCCACCGCTACGTGCGCCTGGCCGGCCCGCACGTCGCCGAGCTGGTCGAGAGCCTCGCCGCGATGGCGCCCGAGCGCACCCCGGCGCCCCGTTCCCTGTCGGCGGCCGGCCGCCGGCAGGCCCTCGCCCACGCCCGCACCTGCTACGACCACCTTGCCGGGGCCGTCGGGGTCGCCATCACCGATGCGATGCTGGAGCGGAGGCTGCTGCACCTGGAGCATGGACTCGGGCTCACCGGCGCCGGGGCGACCTGGCTCGAAGATCTCGGCATCGCCGTCCCGACCGGCACGCGCCGGCCGTCGGTACGGTCATGTCTGGACTGGACCGAGCGCCGCCCCCACCTGGCCGGCGCCGTCGGTGCCGCCCTGTGCCGTCACGCGTTCGACACAGGCTGGATCACTCCCGTCGGTACCACGCGTGCCGTCGCCGTCACCCCCCTCGGCCGGCAGGCCCTCCGCCGCCACCTCGGCCTGTCCGATGAACTCCTGTCGCGAAACTGA
- a CDS encoding 3'-5' exonuclease: MDILTALRHHTFVVIDFEALTPAGRPAEPVEVAAAALVVRDGTLVEDGRFEALIRPPDDVPVTARDTIHGITAAALRAAAPAARVLGDLDRLLTAPPYRLVAQHASTEAGLIARQRAHCPTLAATPLVDTVRMARKVLPGLSSCGLDELLRYYGIPKPAYRHRAMPDVEATAEVFRRLLKEGAQAGHWRSLLELDAAAGLQPRPRPPRGTPVQGALFGPGGG, translated from the coding sequence ATGGACATCCTGACCGCTCTGCGCCACCACACGTTTGTTGTGATCGACTTCGAGGCGCTGACCCCGGCCGGCCGGCCCGCCGAGCCCGTCGAAGTGGCCGCCGCTGCGCTGGTCGTGCGCGACGGAACCTTGGTGGAGGACGGCCGGTTCGAGGCACTGATCCGCCCGCCGGACGACGTGCCGGTCACCGCACGGGACACCATCCACGGGATCACCGCGGCCGCGCTGCGCGCCGCCGCTCCGGCTGCCCGGGTGCTCGGTGACCTGGACCGGCTGCTCACCGCACCTCCGTACCGGCTCGTGGCCCAGCACGCCTCGACGGAGGCCGGGCTGATCGCCCGGCAGCGCGCACACTGCCCCACCCTCGCGGCAACCCCGCTGGTGGACACCGTGCGCATGGCCAGGAAGGTCTTGCCCGGCCTGTCCTCCTGCGGGCTGGATGAGCTGCTGCGCTACTACGGCATCCCCAAGCCGGCGTACCGGCATCGCGCGATGCCCGACGTGGAGGCGACGGCTGAGGTCTTCCGCCGCCTGCTGAAGGAGGGGGCGCAGGCCGGGCACTGGCGGAGTCTGCTGGAGCTGGACGCCGCCGCCGGGCTGCAGCCACGCCCGCGGCCACCGCGGGGCACACCGGTGCAGGGCGCGCTCTTCGGCCCGGGCGGCGGATAG
- a CDS encoding beta-ketoacyl reductase has translation MLHLDALTAVMELESFVVCVPLAGFLAVPDHQEQAPAAALLGALVERRRAQGRAASLLALGRCTASAVGTEAVDADPYLGGGWQRPMPEELVGPVLERVLAESPGETLAFGDIHWGDVADHLAERSSTAVFDDIPAVRDRRAAVRGPGRHGQAPEWTVASEQVAALPEEERHRLLLDVVRSQLAAVLGYGGSDTVGPEAGLRDWDRSRSRRWNCGAG, from the coding sequence GTGCTCCACCTCGACGCACTCACCGCAGTCATGGAGCTGGAGTCCTTCGTGGTGTGCGTTCCGCTGGCCGGCTTCCTCGCGGTGCCGGACCACCAGGAGCAGGCGCCCGCGGCGGCGCTGCTGGGCGCGCTCGTGGAACGCCGCCGGGCCCAGGGCCGGGCCGCGTCCCTGCTCGCCCTCGGCCGGTGCACCGCGTCCGCCGTCGGCACCGAGGCCGTCGACGCCGATCCGTACCTCGGCGGAGGCTGGCAGCGGCCGATGCCCGAAGAACTGGTCGGGCCGGTGCTGGAACGGGTGCTCGCGGAGAGCCCCGGCGAGACCCTCGCCTTCGGCGACATCCACTGGGGCGACGTCGCGGACCACCTGGCGGAGCGGTCATCGACTGCCGTGTTCGACGACATCCCGGCCGTTCGCGACCGGCGGGCGGCGGTCCGGGGGCCCGGTCGGCACGGGCAGGCGCCGGAGTGGACCGTGGCGTCGGAGCAGGTGGCCGCGCTGCCGGAGGAGGAGCGGCACCGGCTGCTGCTCGACGTGGTGCGCTCGCAGTTGGCAGCGGTGCTGGGCTACGGCGGTTCCGACACCGTCGGCCCCGAGGCGGGTCTGCGGGACTGGGACCGGAGTCGGTCACGGCGGTGGAACTGCGGCGCAGGCTGA
- a CDS encoding S8 family peptidase: MALAAAGAALTILAPAGLAGAAPASASAPASSSTTSSTASASGAWAAGTRAYLVITAPGDTTSVRSAVTDNGGTVFAHYDAIGVVVAHSASASFAATMRGVSGVQQVGATRTSDVPADAYNPALPSTPSQTPTTLTETNRWDMTQINADKAWAVTTGSATVKVGVLDTGVDDRHQDLAPNFNAADSVSCAYGRPDTRAGAWRDVDTHGTHVAGTIAAAKNGKGVIGVAPNVKISSVRIAEPGSGLFFAENTICGFVWAGDHGFKVTNNSYYTDPWMFNCPDDLDQGAIIEGVRRAQAYAESKGSLQVAAAGNSDYDLANKTTDTSSPNDSTPVRRTLTNACIDIPTELPGVVTVSATGKGSGKASYSNFGTDVIDIAAPGGDGASGVYSTLPGGKYGNLSGTSMASPHVTGVAALMVSVNPSLTPADIRSRLAAQARDLPCPADRRCTGTTAKNGFFGEGETDALKAVGGATQPPGKSFQNLDDMAIADNATVESPITVSGVSGNAPATLKAGVDIKHTYRGDLVLSLVAPDGTVYPLEDFADSDGTDNVAKTYTVDASAETANGTWKLRVRDIATRDTGTIDSWNLTF; this comes from the coding sequence CTGGCCCTGGCCGCCGCCGGCGCGGCGCTGACGATCCTGGCACCCGCCGGGCTCGCCGGCGCCGCCCCCGCGTCCGCCTCCGCACCGGCCTCGTCGTCCACCACGTCGTCCACCGCCTCGGCCTCCGGCGCCTGGGCCGCCGGCACCCGTGCCTACCTGGTCATCACCGCCCCCGGTGACACGACGTCGGTCCGCTCCGCCGTCACGGACAACGGCGGTACCGTCTTCGCCCACTACGACGCGATCGGTGTCGTCGTCGCCCACTCGGCGTCCGCCTCCTTCGCCGCCACGATGCGCGGGGTCTCCGGCGTCCAGCAGGTCGGAGCCACCCGGACCTCGGACGTGCCGGCCGACGCCTACAACCCGGCCCTGCCCTCCACGCCCTCGCAGACCCCCACCACCCTGACCGAGACCAACCGCTGGGACATGACCCAGATCAACGCCGACAAGGCGTGGGCGGTCACGACCGGCTCCGCCACGGTCAAGGTGGGCGTGCTCGACACGGGCGTCGACGACCGGCACCAGGACCTGGCCCCCAACTTCAACGCCGCCGACTCGGTGTCCTGCGCCTACGGCAGGCCCGACACCCGGGCGGGCGCCTGGCGCGACGTCGACACCCACGGGACCCACGTCGCGGGCACGATCGCCGCCGCGAAGAACGGCAAGGGCGTCATCGGCGTGGCGCCGAACGTGAAGATCTCCTCCGTCCGCATCGCCGAGCCCGGCAGCGGCCTGTTCTTCGCCGAGAACACCATCTGCGGCTTCGTGTGGGCCGGTGACCACGGCTTCAAGGTCACCAACAACAGCTACTACACCGATCCGTGGATGTTCAACTGCCCCGACGACCTCGACCAGGGCGCCATCATCGAGGGCGTCCGGCGCGCCCAGGCGTACGCCGAGAGCAAGGGCTCCCTGCAGGTCGCCGCGGCGGGCAACTCCGACTACGACCTCGCCAACAAGACCACGGACACGTCCAGCCCCAACGACTCCACACCGGTCCGGCGGACCCTCACCAACGCCTGCATCGACATCCCCACCGAACTGCCCGGTGTGGTGACGGTGTCGGCCACCGGCAAGGGTTCGGGCAAGGCGTCCTACTCCAACTTCGGCACGGACGTCATCGACATCGCCGCCCCCGGCGGTGACGGGGCGAGCGGCGTCTACTCGACCCTCCCGGGTGGCAAGTACGGCAACCTGAGCGGTACGTCGATGGCCTCCCCGCACGTCACCGGCGTGGCGGCACTGATGGTCAGCGTCAACCCGTCGCTCACCCCCGCCGACATCCGCAGCCGTCTCGCCGCCCAGGCGAGGGACCTGCCCTGCCCCGCCGACCGCCGCTGCACCGGGACCACGGCGAAGAACGGCTTCTTCGGCGAGGGCGAGACCGACGCGCTGAAGGCCGTCGGCGGTGCCACTCAGCCGCCCGGCAAGAGCTTCCAGAACCTCGACGACATGGCCATCGCCGACAACGCCACCGTGGAGAGCCCCATCACGGTGAGCGGGGTGAGCGGCAACGCCCCGGCCACCCTCAAGGCCGGTGTGGACATCAAGCACACCTACCGCGGTGACCTCGTCCTGTCGCTGGTGGCGCCCGACGGGACCGTGTACCCGCTGGAGGACTTCGCCGACAGCGACGGTACGGACAACGTGGCCAAGACCTACACGGTCGACGCCTCGGCGGAGACGGCGAACGGCACCTGGAAGCTCAGGGTGCGGGACATCGCCACCCGTGACACCGGGACGATCGACAGCTGGAACCTCACCTTCTGA
- a CDS encoding MerR family transcriptional regulator has product MLIGEVARRSGVSTRMLRHYDALGLVRPTGRTVGGYREYSAEDVRTIFHVESLRSLGLSLKQIGQALQDPAFTPSDLVSDLVRRTEDRLAREQELLERLRAIDASAPTDWQHVLRIVALMRELSSADAARRQRAVLTRPESASVPAELLAEAILAEPDPHVAGALRWALARSGGDGVATLHAGTHSQDAGIRRRAVLAIAEIPEAPGATAVLTDALTDPDTTVRGHAALALGRQGVAAAVPALVSMVVEGVNDVDAAEVLGSLSRNPACTDRITTALVGALAAPTADSATRIRLTQALVEIPGTTAQEVLRQLARDDDSAVALVASALVGAHQDQHRGAGCGHGRSPHPRERTSPPSAAAATARPTCPAEPNLRPPSPFPPRSTTAISWH; this is encoded by the coding sequence GTGCTGATCGGCGAGGTGGCCCGCCGCTCCGGGGTGAGCACCCGGATGCTCCGGCACTACGACGCCCTGGGACTGGTGCGGCCCACGGGCCGCACCGTCGGTGGCTACCGCGAATACTCCGCCGAGGACGTCCGCACCATCTTCCACGTGGAGAGCCTGCGGTCCCTCGGGCTCTCGCTCAAGCAGATCGGGCAGGCCCTGCAGGACCCTGCCTTCACACCGTCCGACCTGGTCAGCGACCTCGTCCGGCGGACCGAGGACCGCCTGGCACGGGAACAGGAGTTGCTTGAGCGGCTCCGTGCGATCGACGCGTCGGCCCCCACCGACTGGCAGCACGTGCTGCGCATCGTCGCCCTGATGAGGGAACTCAGCTCGGCCGACGCAGCGCGCAGACAGCGGGCCGTCCTGACCCGGCCGGAGAGTGCGTCGGTACCCGCCGAACTGCTGGCCGAAGCGATCCTGGCCGAGCCCGACCCGCACGTCGCGGGCGCCCTGCGTTGGGCGCTCGCCCGATCAGGCGGCGACGGCGTGGCGACGCTGCACGCCGGCACGCACTCGCAGGACGCCGGCATCCGGCGGCGCGCGGTGCTGGCGATCGCCGAGATACCGGAGGCTCCGGGTGCCACCGCAGTGCTGACCGACGCCCTCACCGACCCGGACACGACGGTGCGCGGTCACGCTGCTCTGGCTCTGGGCAGGCAGGGTGTGGCCGCGGCCGTGCCCGCACTCGTCAGCATGGTGGTGGAGGGGGTCAACGACGTCGACGCGGCGGAGGTCCTGGGATCGCTGTCCCGGAACCCCGCGTGCACGGACCGGATCACGACCGCCCTGGTCGGCGCGCTGGCCGCGCCCACCGCGGACTCCGCGACGCGGATCCGCCTGACTCAGGCGCTGGTCGAGATCCCGGGCACGACCGCGCAGGAAGTCCTGCGCCAACTGGCCCGCGATGACGACAGCGCTGTCGCCCTCGTCGCCTCAGCCCTTGTCGGAGCCCACCAGGACCAGCACCGCGGGGCGGGGTGCGGCCACGGGCGGTCGCCGCACCCCCGGGAGCGGACCTCACCGCCGTCAGCCGCGGCGGCCACGGCGAGGCCCACGTGTCCGGCGGAACCGAACCTCCGGCCACCCTCACCCTTCCCACCCCGCTCGACGACGGCGATCTCCTGGCACTGA
- a CDS encoding HEAT repeat domain-containing protein — protein MFNALGAEHASVRLRAALAIGSNPDPVFLEILVERCGIEPDFFVRDMLSWALTRLPPEVTLPRIRRELASERPRARGQALHTLSKIGDKSTWTWITRDMLRDADDEVARTAWRVAVVLVPDDEKKDLADELVLHLGRGDRKVQLSLSRALVDLGDTIEPALAGAMKSSDPAVAAHARATELLRQDPETGFDVALDEAKRVVALGPEGVAAAAASADAATSETAGPAETAELTAAAETANAQEGTVC, from the coding sequence TTGTTCAACGCCCTGGGCGCCGAACATGCGTCGGTCCGGCTCCGGGCCGCTCTGGCGATCGGCTCGAACCCCGACCCCGTGTTCCTGGAGATACTCGTCGAGCGGTGCGGGATCGAGCCGGACTTCTTCGTACGAGACATGCTGTCCTGGGCGCTGACCCGCCTCCCGCCGGAGGTCACCCTGCCCCGGATCCGCCGGGAGCTCGCATCCGAGCGGCCCCGGGCCCGCGGCCAGGCCCTGCACACACTGTCCAAGATCGGTGACAAGAGCACGTGGACCTGGATCACCCGCGACATGCTGCGGGACGCCGACGACGAGGTCGCGCGGACCGCGTGGCGGGTCGCGGTCGTCCTCGTGCCCGACGACGAGAAGAAGGACCTGGCCGACGAACTGGTTCTGCACCTCGGCCGTGGCGACCGCAAGGTGCAGCTGAGTCTGAGCCGGGCCCTGGTCGACCTCGGTGACACGATCGAACCCGCCCTGGCGGGAGCCATGAAGAGTTCCGACCCGGCGGTGGCCGCGCACGCCCGTGCCACCGAGCTGCTCCGGCAGGACCCGGAGACCGGTTTCGACGTGGCCCTCGACGAGGCGAAGCGCGTGGTCGCACTCGGCCCGGAAGGAGTTGCTGCCGCCGCCGCGTCAGCGGACGCCGCGACCTCGGAAACCGCCGGACCGGCGGAGACGGCCGAGCTGACGGCGGCCGCGGAGACCGCCAATGCCCAGGAGGGGACAGTGTGCTGA
- a CDS encoding GNAT family N-acetyltransferase, translated as MVEIGYSVAPDFRRQGYARSILIELLHRAAAEPAVTTVRATIGPDNVASLATISGFGFAQVGEQWDEEDGLELVFEAPAYTGDRALPGTRASDQRAHRQLRG; from the coding sequence ATGGTCGAGATCGGCTATTCCGTCGCTCCCGACTTCCGCCGCCAAGGATATGCCCGGTCCATACTGATCGAGTTGCTTCACCGGGCAGCAGCGGAACCCGCTGTCACGACCGTGCGGGCGACGATCGGTCCCGACAACGTGGCATCCCTGGCCACGATCTCGGGATTTGGCTTTGCTCAGGTCGGGGAGCAGTGGGATGAGGAGGACGGTCTCGAACTCGTCTTTGAGGCCCCTGCCTACACAGGTGACCGGGCGCTACCCGGTACTCGTGCAAGTGATCAGCGCGCACACCGTCAGCTCCGAGGCTGA
- a CDS encoding DUF3291 domain-containing protein: protein MTSSRHAAHLAQLNVATLRHPLDDPRTASFVELLDPVNAAADGAPGFVWRLVEDGAADATGLRPAGEDVIVNLSVWETQEALWDFAYRSGHLDVMRRRREWFERHVEAHLVLWWVPAGHLPTVGEALERLAELRAHGPSPRAFTFASSYTADEAAPHLPAAPPA, encoded by the coding sequence ATGACCTCATCCCGGCACGCCGCCCACCTCGCACAGCTCAACGTCGCCACCCTCCGTCATCCCCTCGACGACCCACGCACGGCGTCCTTCGTCGAGTTGCTCGACCCGGTCAACGCCGCCGCCGACGGTGCGCCCGGCTTCGTGTGGCGGCTCGTGGAGGACGGAGCGGCCGATGCCACCGGCCTGCGCCCGGCCGGTGAGGACGTCATCGTCAACCTGTCGGTGTGGGAGACCCAGGAGGCGCTGTGGGACTTCGCCTACCGCAGCGGGCACCTGGACGTGATGCGGCGGCGGCGCGAATGGTTCGAACGGCACGTCGAGGCGCACCTGGTGCTCTGGTGGGTCCCCGCCGGTCACCTCCCCACCGTCGGCGAGGCCCTGGAGCGGCTGGCGGAGCTGCGGGCGCACGGCCCCTCGCCGCGCGCGTTCACCTTCGCCTCCTCCTACACCGCCGACGAGGCCGCCCCGCACCTCCCGGCCGCCCCGCCCGCGTGA